From a region of the Fischerella sp. JS2 genome:
- a CDS encoding GNAT family protein encodes MNTNFSLTSFPILETKRLLLRQENLADAEAVFAVFSDPKVTQFHNLATFWEIEEAFGLIKRRAKRLEIGCGIRWGITLKQDNTLIGSCGFTWDKQACGADIGYELASIYWRQGIMTEALQAILQFGFEEMGLQFVVAEVMLNNIASKKLLEKLGFQSQGVLFQHGFWKGQYHDLERFILIKVESNIG; translated from the coding sequence ATGAATACAAATTTCTCATTGACTTCTTTCCCCATACTGGAGACTAAACGCCTCCTTTTGCGTCAAGAAAACTTAGCAGATGCTGAAGCTGTATTTGCAGTGTTTTCTGACCCAAAAGTAACTCAATTTCATAACCTTGCCACCTTCTGGGAAATTGAGGAGGCATTCGGTCTTATTAAGCGACGGGCAAAACGATTGGAAATTGGGTGTGGAATACGGTGGGGAATTACGCTTAAGCAAGACAACACCTTAATTGGTTCCTGTGGTTTTACTTGGGATAAACAAGCATGTGGTGCTGATATAGGTTATGAACTTGCTAGCATCTATTGGAGACAAGGCATTATGACAGAGGCTTTACAAGCTATTCTGCAATTTGGGTTTGAGGAGATGGGCTTGCAGTTTGTTGTTGCCGAAGTCATGTTGAATAACATTGCTTCTAAGAAACTGTTGGAAAAGTTAGGATTTCAAAGTCAGGGTGTGCTGTTTCAGCACGGATTTTGGAAGGGGCAGTATCATGACTTGGAGCGGTTTATACTAATCAAAGTTGAGAGTAATATAGGTTAA
- a CDS encoding histidine phosphatase family protein — protein sequence MTRVIIVRHGQSTYNTEKRIQGRTDASKLTEKGCNDASLVGKALSNISFNAIYSSPLQRAKQTADIIWQALENNSGQSVVPQTSNLLLEIDLPLWEKMLVAEVKQKFAEDYRIWKESPHQLQMLVPDSEGNSREHYPVLALYEQAQQFWQEILSRHQGQTILIVGHNGINRALISTALAISPSRYHSIQQSNCGVSVLNFAGDLGDTVQLESMNQTQHLGDILPSLRPNHQGVRLLLIRHGETEWNRQGKFQGQIDVPLNDNGRLQAQKAATFLKDVELDFAISSPMLRPKETAQIILQNHNSIKLELQNGFREISHGLWEGKLESEIEQEFPGELQRWRTTPAQVQMPAGENLQQVWQRSVATWQSVVEAALANQLQTGIVVAHDATNKTLLCHILGLSPDNFWNFRQGNGAVSVIDYPSGLNGLPVLQAMNITTHLGGGVLDQTAAGAL from the coding sequence GTGACTCGGGTCATCATCGTGCGCCACGGTCAAAGCACATATAACACTGAAAAGCGTATTCAAGGGCGCACCGATGCGTCTAAATTAACTGAAAAAGGTTGTAACGATGCCAGCTTAGTTGGCAAAGCCCTCAGTAATATTTCATTCAATGCTATTTATAGTAGTCCCCTACAGCGAGCCAAACAAACAGCAGATATCATCTGGCAAGCTTTAGAAAATAACTCTGGGCAGTCTGTTGTTCCTCAAACTTCCAATCTGCTGCTAGAAATTGACTTGCCTTTGTGGGAGAAAATGCTGGTAGCGGAAGTTAAACAGAAGTTTGCGGAAGATTACCGCATCTGGAAGGAATCACCCCATCAACTACAGATGCTTGTTCCAGACAGTGAGGGAAATAGCCGAGAACATTATCCTGTTTTAGCTTTATACGAACAAGCACAGCAATTTTGGCAAGAAATTCTGTCCCGTCATCAAGGGCAAACTATCTTAATAGTAGGGCATAACGGCATTAATCGAGCTTTAATCAGCACAGCACTAGCAATTTCTCCATCTCGCTACCATTCCATCCAGCAATCTAACTGCGGCGTTAGCGTCCTGAATTTTGCAGGTGATTTAGGAGATACAGTGCAGCTAGAATCTATGAACCAAACGCAACACTTGGGAGATATTCTCCCCTCTTTGCGACCAAACCATCAAGGTGTGCGTTTATTGCTGATCCGCCACGGCGAAACTGAGTGGAATCGCCAAGGTAAGTTTCAAGGTCAAATTGATGTTCCTCTCAATGACAATGGTAGGCTACAGGCACAAAAAGCCGCCACATTTCTCAAAGATGTGGAACTTGATTTTGCCATCAGCAGCCCGATGTTACGTCCGAAAGAAACCGCCCAAATCATCTTACAGAACCACAACAGTATCAAGTTAGAATTGCAAAATGGTTTTAGAGAAATTAGCCACGGACTTTGGGAAGGAAAATTAGAATCAGAAATTGAACAAGAATTTCCAGGGGAGTTGCAGCGCTGGCGAACAACACCAGCCCAAGTACAAATGCCCGCAGGGGAAAATTTGCAACAGGTATGGCAACGCAGCGTCGCAACTTGGCAATCAGTTGTAGAAGCAGCATTGGCAAACCAACTCCAAACCGGGATAGTCGTTGCTCATGATGCTACTAACAAAACCCTGCTTTGCCATATTCTAGGTTTATCACCAGATAATTTCTGGAATTTCCGTCAGGGTAATGGTGCAGTCAGTGTTATAGACTACCCTTCAGGATTAAATGGTTTACCAGTGTTGCAAGCAATGAATATTACCACTCATTTGGGTGGAGGGGTGCTAGATCAGACCGCAGCAGGGGCGTTGTAA
- a CDS encoding dihydroorotase, whose protein sequence is MTSELLQQVRIIDPVSGTDQVANVLIDNGYIQSVANSISNVPEDTYVQDCHGLVLGTGLIDLYSHSGEPGLEERETLCSLLQAATAGGFTRISILPDTSPAIDNPAVVAQLLELGRWGEKSTPPPRHPTTPSQKPYLNIWGAITLDVAGKQMTELADLAAAGVVGFADGQPLENTALVRRVLEYLQPLGKPVALWCCDRQLRSNGVMREGPDSLRFGLPGNPAASETSAIAALIELVAATGTPVHIMRVSTARSVELIASAKNQGLPITASTTWMHVLLDTESLKSYNPNLHLEPPLGNPSDLLALRQAVRTGIVDAIAIDHAPYTYEEKTVAFAEAPPGAIGLELALPLLWQHLVETGEFSALQLWQALSSRPAECLKQNLSAIAPGQKAELTLFDPQQSWKVDRQNLCTLSQNTPWLGQQLTGRVVKIWIP, encoded by the coding sequence ATGACAAGTGAATTATTACAACAAGTACGGATTATTGACCCGGTTTCTGGCACTGACCAAGTAGCTAATGTGCTGATTGATAATGGTTATATCCAGTCAGTAGCAAATAGTATTTCTAATGTGCCAGAAGACACTTACGTCCAAGACTGTCATGGGTTAGTCTTAGGAACAGGGTTGATAGATTTGTATAGCCATTCTGGAGAACCGGGATTGGAAGAACGGGAAACCCTTTGTTCTCTACTACAAGCAGCGACGGCTGGTGGCTTCACAAGAATTAGCATCTTACCCGACACATCCCCGGCTATAGATAACCCGGCAGTGGTAGCGCAGTTGTTGGAATTGGGGAGATGGGGAGAAAAAAGCACCCCACCACCCCGTCACCCCACCACCCCATCACAAAAACCCTATCTCAACATCTGGGGTGCGATCACTCTTGATGTTGCTGGTAAGCAAATGACGGAGTTAGCAGATTTAGCGGCGGCGGGGGTAGTCGGTTTTGCCGATGGTCAGCCTTTGGAAAATACGGCACTGGTACGGCGAGTGTTAGAGTATCTCCAGCCCTTGGGAAAGCCTGTGGCACTTTGGTGTTGCGATCGCCAACTCAGGTCTAATGGAGTCATGCGCGAAGGTCCAGACTCTCTGCGCTTTGGTTTGCCAGGAAATCCTGCTGCTTCTGAAACCTCGGCAATCGCTGCTTTGATAGAATTGGTAGCTGCGACGGGGACACCAGTACACATTATGCGCGTTTCTACTGCCCGTAGCGTCGAATTAATCGCATCGGCAAAAAACCAAGGCTTACCAATCACCGCTAGCACGACTTGGATGCATGTTTTACTTGACACAGAATCACTTAAGAGCTATAATCCAAACTTGCATTTAGAGCCGCCCTTGGGTAATCCCAGTGATTTGTTAGCATTGCGGCAAGCAGTACGTACAGGTATTGTAGATGCGATCGCCATTGACCACGCCCCCTATACCTACGAAGAAAAAACTGTTGCATTTGCCGAAGCACCACCGGGGGCAATAGGTTTAGAGTTAGCGCTACCTTTGTTATGGCAACATTTGGTAGAAACTGGGGAATTTAGCGCCCTACAATTGTGGCAAGCATTGAGTAGCCGTCCAGCAGAGTGTTTAAAACAGAATTTGAGTGCGATCGCTCCTGGACAAAAGGCAGAATTAACATTATTTGATCCGCAGCAAAGCTGGAAAGTTGACAGACAAAATCTTTGTACCCTCTCACAGAATACACCTTGGTTAGGACAACAGTTGACAGGTAGGGTAGTGAAAATTTGGATACCTTAG
- the nadA gene encoding quinolinate synthase NadA: MFTTALIQRDQTQPGALPLDLFAAIESLKKELNAVILAHYYQEPDIQDIADFIGDSLQLSKAAADTNADVIVFAGVHFMAETAKILNPDKMVLLPDVNAGCSLADTCPPKEFAEFKAAHPGHLVVSYINCSAEIKAMSDIICTSSNAVKIVQQLPKDQPIIFAPDRNLGRYVMEQTGRDMVLWQGSCIVHETFSEKKIVQLKIAHPEAEAIAHPECEPAVLRHASFIGSTAALLKYCQQSPTQEFIVATEPGIIHQMQKAAPSKHFIPAPPINNCNCNECPFMRLNTLEKLYLAMKNRAPEITMSEEIRLAALRPIQRMLEMSV, from the coding sequence GTGTTTACAACTGCACTTATTCAACGAGATCAAACCCAACCGGGTGCATTACCACTAGATTTATTTGCGGCGATCGAGAGTTTAAAAAAAGAATTGAATGCGGTTATCCTGGCTCATTATTATCAAGAGCCAGATATTCAAGATATTGCAGACTTTATTGGCGATTCTCTACAACTTTCTAAAGCAGCAGCTGATACTAATGCTGATGTAATCGTCTTTGCTGGCGTTCACTTCATGGCTGAAACAGCCAAGATTCTCAATCCCGATAAAATGGTGCTGTTACCAGATGTGAATGCTGGTTGTTCTTTAGCAGATACCTGTCCACCAAAAGAGTTTGCAGAATTTAAAGCAGCGCATCCCGGACATTTAGTAGTTTCTTACATCAATTGCTCTGCTGAAATTAAGGCAATGAGCGATATTATTTGTACCAGTTCCAACGCTGTCAAAATTGTGCAGCAGTTACCCAAAGATCAACCGATCATTTTTGCCCCTGATCGGAATTTGGGACGGTATGTGATGGAACAGACTGGGCGAGATATGGTGTTATGGCAAGGTAGCTGTATCGTCCATGAGACTTTTTCGGAAAAGAAAATCGTCCAGCTGAAAATAGCACATCCAGAAGCAGAAGCGATCGCACATCCAGAATGTGAACCTGCTGTTTTGCGTCACGCTAGTTTCATCGGTTCTACAGCTGCTTTATTGAAATATTGTCAACAAAGTCCGACTCAAGAATTTATTGTGGCTACGGAACCAGGAATTATTCACCAGATGCAGAAAGCTGCACCATCCAAGCATTTTATTCCTGCGCCACCAATTAATAATTGCAACTGTAATGAATGTCCGTTTATGCGGTTAAATACTTTGGAAAAATTGTATTTGGCAATGAAAAATCGTGCGCCAGAAATCACCATGTCTGAAGAGATACGCCTAGCGGCGTTGCGTCCAATTCAACGGATGTTGGAGATGAGTGTTTAG
- a CDS encoding DUF433 domain-containing protein — protein sequence MLGFERITFDPHIMAGQACIRGMQFPISLILNLVANGKTVAEILEDYPYLEAEDIQESLMYAAWLAREQVFQIR from the coding sequence ATGTTAGGTTTTGAGCGAATTACATTTGACCCGCATATTATGGCTGGACAGGCTTGCATACGCGGAATGCAATTCCCTATTTCATTAATTTTGAATTTAGTGGCGAATGGAAAAACTGTAGCAGAAATTTTAGAAGACTATCCCTATTTAGAAGCAGAAGATATTCAGGAATCATTAATGTATGCTGCATGGTTAGCACGTGAACAGGTTTTCCAAATAAGATAA
- a CDS encoding alpha-hydroxy acid oxidase — protein sequence MEESEKYFTKPLNLFEYEQQAQKCLSPMAWDYYASGAWDEITLRDNHAAFDRIKLRPRVLVDVSSRNCTTKILDQPLQMPLLIAPMAFQCLADPDGELATAKAASSAGVGMVLSTMSTKTLEEVAQVYHSQTPDAPLWFQLYIHRDRNLTRTLVERADAAGYQALCVTVDAPVLGRRERDTRNQFTLPPGLQLANLTTLSGLNIPDQQGESGLFTYFAQQLDPSVTWRDLEWLQSISPLPLAIKGILRGDDAVRAVECGAKVIIVSNHGGRQLDGAIASLDALAEVVKAVDGRAEVIVDGGIRRGTDILKALALGAKAVLVGRPVLWGLAVDRQAGVDHVLEILRNELDLAMALSGCTKLEDIDSSLLVVSR from the coding sequence GTGGAAGAATCAGAAAAGTACTTCACCAAACCACTGAACTTATTCGAGTATGAACAGCAAGCCCAGAAGTGCTTGTCTCCTATGGCTTGGGACTACTATGCTAGTGGGGCTTGGGATGAAATCACATTGCGCGATAATCACGCTGCTTTCGACAGAATCAAACTTCGTCCCCGTGTGCTAGTCGATGTGAGTAGCCGCAACTGCACAACCAAGATTTTAGATCAACCTCTGCAAATGCCTCTGTTAATTGCACCGATGGCATTTCAATGTCTTGCTGATCCTGATGGAGAATTAGCAACAGCCAAAGCTGCATCGAGTGCAGGTGTGGGTATGGTGTTGAGTACGATGTCTACCAAAACTCTTGAAGAAGTCGCCCAAGTTTATCATTCGCAAACTCCAGATGCACCTTTGTGGTTTCAGTTATATATCCATCGCGATCGCAATCTCACCCGTACTTTAGTAGAACGTGCTGATGCAGCAGGTTATCAAGCGCTGTGCGTCACTGTCGATGCACCTGTGCTTGGGAGACGGGAGAGAGATACACGTAATCAATTCACCCTACCACCAGGTTTGCAACTCGCGAATCTTACCACCCTTTCCGGACTCAACATCCCTGATCAACAGGGAGAATCTGGGTTATTTACTTATTTTGCCCAGCAACTCGATCCTTCAGTCACTTGGCGGGATTTAGAATGGTTACAATCTATATCTCCCTTGCCCTTGGCAATTAAAGGAATTTTACGCGGTGATGATGCTGTGCGTGCTGTTGAATGTGGCGCGAAGGTGATCATTGTTTCTAATCATGGTGGACGACAACTAGATGGTGCGATCGCTTCCTTGGATGCTTTAGCTGAAGTAGTCAAAGCTGTAGATGGACGTGCTGAAGTGATTGTAGACGGTGGTATCCGCAGAGGTACTGATATTCTTAAAGCTCTAGCCTTGGGGGCAAAAGCTGTACTTGTCGGGCGTCCTGTGTTGTGGGGATTAGCTGTAGACAGACAAGCTGGCGTGGATCACGTTCTCGAAATTTTACGCAATGAACTTGATTTGGCAATGGCATTAAGCGGTTGCACCAAGTTGGAAGATATTGATTCTAGTTTGTTGGTGGTTAGTAGGTAG
- a CDS encoding response regulator transcription factor codes for MIRLLLVDDQHLFRQGLASLLSLEEDLEIVGEANDGNEAIALTEKLQPDVILMDVRMAVCDGVVATREIHQRYPWIRILVLTTFDEDEYIWQSLQAGALGYLLKSTPSGQLAAAIRTLNQGYSQLGPTIAPKVFAQINPPAPKPTSYQHLFSERELEVLMLLGQGKNNREIAQTLYLTEGTVKNYITQILCQLGVQNRTQAALWAQQYLRY; via the coding sequence ATGATTCGGCTTTTGCTTGTAGATGATCAACATTTATTTCGGCAAGGATTAGCATCCTTGTTGTCACTAGAAGAAGATTTAGAAATTGTCGGTGAAGCCAATGATGGTAATGAAGCGATCGCCCTAACTGAAAAACTCCAGCCAGATGTGATTTTGATGGATGTACGGATGGCTGTTTGTGATGGGGTAGTTGCCACTCGTGAAATTCACCAACGCTATCCCTGGATCAGAATTTTGGTACTAACAACCTTTGATGAAGATGAATACATTTGGCAGTCACTACAAGCAGGTGCTTTGGGTTATCTACTCAAGAGTACTCCCTCTGGGCAACTAGCAGCAGCAATCCGTACCCTAAATCAGGGATATAGCCAACTAGGCCCAACCATCGCCCCTAAAGTCTTTGCTCAAATCAACCCTCCTGCGCCCAAACCAACAAGCTACCAACACTTATTCAGTGAACGTGAATTAGAAGTGTTAATGTTGTTGGGTCAAGGGAAAAACAATCGAGAAATAGCTCAGACACTCTATCTCACTGAAGGTACGGTAAAAAACTACATCACTCAAATTCTTTGCCAGCTTGGAGTACAAAATCGCACTCAAGCAGCATTATGGGCGCAACAGTATTTGAGATATTGA